One window of Alkalibacter saccharofermentans DSM 14828 genomic DNA carries:
- a CDS encoding nitrous oxide-stimulated promoter family protein: MNKSRIKREEETVVVMIRMYCKKNHGQIHLCDECDELEAYAVSKLRKCTYGNNKPACSKCKTHCYKPAMREKIKRVMRHSGPRMIFYHPVMAVMHIYEKVKGDMESV; the protein is encoded by the coding sequence ATGAATAAATCTAGAATTAAAAGAGAAGAAGAAACTGTGGTGGTAATGATTCGGATGTACTGCAAGAAAAATCATGGCCAAATTCATCTATGCGATGAATGCGATGAGCTTGAAGCCTATGCTGTAAGCAAGCTTAGAAAGTGCACTTATGGAAATAACAAGCCAGCCTGCAGCAAATGCAAAACTCACTGCTATAAGCCGGCTATGAGAGAGAAAATCAAGAGAGTAATGAGACACAGCGGACCGAGGATGATCTTTTATCACCCGGTTATGGCAGTTATGCATATATATGAAAAGGTAAAAGGTGATATGGAATCTGTATAA
- a CDS encoding ZIP family metal transporter — MESLLYSFFAGSSTALGAIILMLFGKPGRKTMAALLGFAGGIMIAVSLFELMPEAYELGESLFVVVAGFILGCGMMYLLDVFLPHAHMSTSDELIVENASHIHEERKILRTGYLIFFGIALHNVPEGLAIGAGLEASPELGMSIALAIGLHNIPEGLAVAGPLKAGGLSSLKVILFTLGAGLMTVVGTTIGLVVFGISTAMIGGSLAFAAGAMIYIVNDELVPQANGLHSHLANAGIIAGTLIGFAMLL; from the coding sequence ATGGAAAGTTTACTTTATAGTTTTTTTGCTGGCAGCTCCACTGCATTGGGAGCAATTATTTTAATGTTATTCGGTAAGCCGGGCAGGAAAACGATGGCAGCCTTGCTTGGGTTTGCTGGAGGAATCATGATAGCCGTATCACTGTTCGAGCTGATGCCTGAGGCTTATGAGCTTGGCGAATCGCTCTTTGTAGTCGTCGCAGGTTTTATTCTCGGATGCGGCATGATGTATCTTCTAGATGTATTTTTACCTCATGCCCATATGTCAACAAGCGATGAACTGATCGTCGAAAACGCATCACATATACATGAAGAACGAAAAATTCTTCGCACAGGATATCTGATCTTTTTCGGCATCGCTCTCCATAACGTTCCGGAAGGTCTAGCCATAGGTGCCGGACTTGAAGCTAGTCCCGAACTTGGCATGTCCATAGCACTTGCCATAGGGCTGCATAATATCCCTGAAGGTTTGGCGGTAGCAGGTCCTTTAAAGGCTGGCGGTTTATCTAGCCTAAAGGTCATCCTATTTACTTTAGGTGCTGGTTTAATGACCGTCGTAGGAACTACAATAGGTCTGGTAGTATTCGGTATATCTACCGCTATGATAGGAGGTTCTCTTGCCTTTGCAGCGGGAGCGATGATTTACATCGTAAACGACGAGTTGGTTCCCCAGGCAAATGGTCTTCACAGCCATTTAGCCAATGCAGGAATAATTGCAGGCACCCTGATAGGGTTTGCAATGCTCTTATAA